TATCACGAGCTTGATTCTCACTTAGAACACCTTAAATTGAATATCACGGACTTGATTCTCTTAAAACACATTAAATTGAAAATCACAAATTTGTTTCTcacttaaaatatcttaaattgaaGATCACGGGTTTGATTCcagtaaataaattatttgattccAGTAAATAAATTAGTCAAACGACACTCAAATAAGAATTGAGTCCTATGTGAATTatttttacaactttataactttataattttaagaaacCATATCTATACCTTTCTGTCAatcaaaattgatttttttatggaCATTTGATATCATTCAGATGAAAGGAAATATTGCAAAATCTGTTTAATTCAACTTATTCAAAAAAACTTTTTCTTTCAAACTACTTGTATATAATGTTATTCAGGAAATAATCTTAGAACATTCAGGAAATAATCTTAGAAGTGTTAAAAGTATAGGAGTAATAGATGGTTGTTAATCAAGACACTGAGCAACTACTAAAAGATATAAAGCAATCTCAAAGTAGTAAGGATGATTTATATTGTGAAATTGCATCTTCCcatttcattacaagtttcaaACTAACCCTCCTTCACTATAAGAAAAAAGAGTTCACTCAATTCTATAATTGCAGAAAAACCAACAACATTTACTACTTCAATGGTTTCATGCCGAGACTAGCTCGAAGCTTGTTCATTTCCGCAATTTCAGGATCAGGATGATCCGTCCCATCATCCTTCAGaaccttcttctccttcttcttctttgtcttCGGTTCTTCCTCCCCACCGCGTCTCCTAGGGCTAACACTGGTTCGGGCATGTCTTTTCCGATCACGACTCCGACTCCTTGATGGACTCCTTCTCCTCCCGCGCCTCTCCCGCTCTCTCCCTTCTCTCTCTACTACTTCCCCCCTTTCACGGTCATATTCCTGATCCCTCGCCCTGTGGTGATCCCTGTCCCTATCCCTATCTCTCTCCCGGTTCCTGTCTCTGCCTCGATCCCTATCGTAATCCCTGTCCCTCTCGTAGTCCCGAACTCTGCCTCGATCCCTATCGTAATCCCTGTCCCTCTCGTAGTCACGATCCCTGTCAACAATGATGAAGCACAAAATGTAACATTCTCATTTGAATAAATGGAGAAACAAGATAATTGTATGGTGAAAATGGAAGTTATCTCAAAgcaaaaaaaacatgtttgaattGTGTGATTCATCATACTTCTCACTGTACACTGTCAGTACAGAGAACCTGGCAGGATCAACAGATTTTGTATTGGAAGCTTGTTGGCGGCCATTGATACCTTATAACACCAGATCAATGCCGTtctaatgaagaaaatgaagacatatatgtgtgtgtgtgcaAGTGTGTGATTTGAAACTCTAAGCTTCCGTTAATAACAGGAAAAATATGGGGATTATTCAATAAGGGATTTAGAAAAATGACCATTTAAGACTCTTAAAATTAAACATGAATACACTACCATTTGAAATATTACCTGTGCCTGTGACTGTCTCGTTTTCTATCCCTCTCTCTTTCCTTGTAGGACTTCTCCCATGATGGTAATCCCTCTATTgaagttaagaaaataaaaacataagttCAGTCAAGTCATAAAGATTAAAGCAATAGAACAAAATGGGAGGAATAATAAAGAAAGAACCTTTTCATAAGTCCCAGCATCCAATTCAGCAGCTTCCTcctctcttctcttcttcctcttcaaaatcatcttcGAGAGCACTTTTCCTTGGTTCAAGTGAACCAATGGTTTCAAGTGTCCATCTAAAAGCATGCAAAAGTATCAAAGAATAAGAAAGCATACTCCATGATACATGTAGACAATAACAAATGGAAATTATTCTATTAGGCTATGTTTGGAGAAATCATCGATTTGTCtgattttcttctatttttcgtactttcttttctcttttaacTGTCTAGAAGAATCTAACCGCATATAAAACATTTCAGCTAATTAACAAATAGTTAAAAGAATGACATTGGCTTGAATCGTGCAGGAGTATACTAGAATTGAAATTCAGAGGTTACACATTTTAATTCCATGagaattctaattctaatttcaattcctcTTTTTAAGTCATTAAACAAACAATATAATTAGAATTGGACTcccaattctaatttcaattcatCTTTAATCAAACTTAGCTCTAGAGAACTCAATATCTtagtaaaaaaaagattattggTATAAGGACAAGCTAATGAGTTCAAGTCTAAAACAGGTTCAAGCATAATGGTATCGAAAACTCTACTAACTGACGAGATTTTGCATTTGCAGTAATTAGTTGCTCAGTCatttcataacaatggaaaaacCATTGGTAAACAATATATTATCGACAAAAACTAGAACCCAAGGACTATAATTGAGCAAAACAACTACCTTTTCTTTATGCGTGGCAAAGCAATATCGCATGAATAGTCTTTCGTCAAAAGCTCATCGATGACTTCATCAACATGTGTCAAACTGTATTCTATATGCATAGAACAAGATCATAAGATCACACAAGATTAGCATTAAACTAGGATTGAATCAGTTTGGATATTCCTAAGCAAAACTTACTTCCTTCAGGTAACTTTTGTCTCAATTTCCTGTAATCATTGTATAATGGTTCCAAGTAACGGTAGACATCCACATCTGTCCCTGTAAGACGCAAATAAAATGCTCCAAGCACTCTTACATACCTGAAATCATAACATAAATTCATCAGACACTGAGAAAGTACGAGGTTAGATTCAAATAGCTATCCAAGAACAAGCAAATAAAAGATAGAATGTATTCAGACTACAGTTTAAACATCATTAGGTCACGATCCAGATTCAAAGTTTAAATAATGCAACAATAGAATACTAACTTGTAGTCTTCGTTCTTGATAAATTCAACGACAATATCTTTCTCAGGTTGAATCTGGAGCATCTTCATGACGAGACACATGAATGGAGTGGGTTTTCGATTACCACCAAATGTGCCGCCGAGGTGGTCGAGTTCCATTGCTTTGTCAACTAGGGTTTCGGCCGTGAGTCCAAAACATTGCTCTTTCCAATAAGTGTTTTGGTAGATCTTTGACCTCAAGATCTTCTCCACCAGGTTCTGTGGATTCGTGCCATGAATGTTCTTCGCTAGTGGGTCTGTGCGATTCGCCATCCCTGAAAAGGGGGGAAAAGGATGAGACGAGTGCCGATTTGTAGAGAGAGTGAAATGAGGTGCTTAAATTAAAGGTGGGAATTTTGTAACGCAAAATTAGGTCACAACCCTTGTCCCCTTCTCTTTTTCtccaagaagaagaataatatatgaaaacctttttatttttatttattttttataataatatatattttttataataaataaaaccgTAACTCCATCCTCGACTCCATCCCTTTCACCCTACATCGACAGCCGACTACCCTTACCCTAGCTTTGACTCCCCTCCTCTTCATCTCACGATTCGTCCTAAGCTGACTCAACTTCATTCGCCGGTCATCTATTCTAATTGTACTCGGTAAGTTACCTATTTTTCCTTAAGTATGTTATTGAGAAATCGAGTTTTGTCTTGACCAAATTCAGTTTCATCAACATCTATTTCAACTTTATTCTCGGTTCTTCTCCGGTTTTAAATTTACTGTATGTTTAAATTAatacatttgaattttataattttttaatagattATGTAAGTATAGAAGATAAGAAGATAAGACATAAAATCAAATGTTTGAGTTTTACTTTATAGTTGTAGTGTTAGACTAATGATGTCCTACATATAGTGCAATAAGTAGAGAACCTCTTCAAACTATAGAAGAATATAAAATGTCTCAAAATTTTGAAGAGGATTTTGAATTTATTGTCAAAGAAAGGGTTGTAGTTGAGACTATAGAGAAATATTTTGTTGCTGAATAAGTTCGTGTAGAGAATATTATTGTAGGGAAATTCCCTCATGATCAATCAAAGAATTGAGAAATTTAACAACAAGCAACCATAAAGAGAATACAACAACATAAGATTTGATATAGAATTTCGACCCAAAAATTGGTCTACGTCTCCCTCGAGCTCTGTTAGGAACTTGATTCTACTATCACAATCAAAAGTTTCAATTACACCCTTGTTCCTTTATATATCACTCCCACTTCTATCATCTTTACGCT
This is a stretch of genomic DNA from Impatiens glandulifera chromosome 4, dImpGla2.1, whole genome shotgun sequence. It encodes these proteins:
- the LOC124934303 gene encoding LOW QUALITY PROTEIN: pre-mRNA-splicing factor 38-like (The sequence of the model RefSeq protein was modified relative to this genomic sequence to represent the inferred CDS: substituted 2 bases at 2 genomic stop codons), producing the protein MANRTDPLAKNIHGTNPQNLVEKILRSKIYQNTYWKEQCFGLTAETLVDKAMELDHLGGTFGGNRKPTPFMCLVMKMLQIQPEKDIVVEFIKNEDYKYVRVLGAFYLRLTGTDVDVYRYLEPLYNDYRKLRQKLPEGKYSLTHVDEVIDELLTKDYSCDIALPRIKKRWTLETIGSLEPRKSALEDDFEEEEEKRGGSCXIGCWDLXKEGLPSWEKSYKERERDRKRDSHRHRDRDYERDRDYDRDRGRVRDYERDRDYDRDRGRDRNRERDRDRDRDHHRARDQEYDRERGEVVEREGRERERRGRRRSPSRSRSRDRKRHARTSVSPRRRGGEEEPKTKKKKEKKVLKDDGTDHPDPEIAEMNKLRASLGMKPLK